Proteins encoded together in one candidate division WWE3 bacterium window:
- the nusA gene encoding transcription termination factor NusA, producing the protein MAITEFSAALKQVCSERGLSEEAVLDTIKTAIVAAYMRDFGGTEETITAAVDGLTGELRVYNAGEDVTPAGFGRIAAQTAKQVILQKIRESEKEAIIKEYTGKIGTIASGHVFRLERGLAVINLGKVQGLMPGAEQIPTENLQLNLRTRVLIKEIREGARGPEIIVSRSDPKFVKELFALEVPEIASDTVKIEAISREPGSRTKIAVSSTEENVDPIGSCVGQKGTRVQAVIAELGTEKIDIVAYNDNTDKFIAASLSPAKVLDVILNKSAKEARVLVPEDQLSLAIGKEGQNVRLAAKLTGWKIDIKTPAQSAEMSKPIESISKSDTGGSLKDAGLSTRTVSSLKAAGITSLEELKAKTLDEVKELKGVGPKAITEIAKLYE; encoded by the coding sequence ATGGCTATTACTGAATTTTCTGCCGCTCTAAAACAAGTTTGTAGTGAACGAGGACTCTCCGAAGAGGCTGTGTTAGACACTATAAAAACCGCGATTGTGGCCGCTTATATGCGGGATTTTGGAGGGACTGAAGAAACTATTACGGCCGCGGTTGATGGCTTAACCGGAGAATTGCGGGTCTATAATGCCGGAGAAGACGTTACTCCCGCCGGTTTTGGCCGCATTGCCGCTCAAACAGCCAAACAAGTGATTCTTCAAAAGATTCGGGAAAGTGAAAAAGAAGCCATTATTAAAGAGTACACCGGTAAGATCGGTACTATTGCTTCCGGTCACGTCTTCCGTTTAGAGCGCGGTTTAGCCGTTATTAACCTTGGAAAAGTCCAAGGACTAATGCCGGGAGCGGAGCAGATTCCGACCGAAAACTTGCAACTTAATTTACGAACTCGGGTTTTAATTAAAGAAATTCGCGAAGGGGCCAGGGGCCCGGAAATTATAGTTTCCCGAAGCGATCCTAAATTTGTAAAAGAATTATTTGCTTTGGAAGTGCCAGAGATTGCTTCTGATACGGTCAAAATCGAAGCTATTAGCCGCGAGCCTGGCAGCCGCACTAAAATTGCCGTCTCTTCGACTGAAGAAAATGTTGATCCGATTGGCAGTTGCGTTGGTCAAAAAGGGACTCGAGTCCAGGCCGTCATTGCGGAGTTAGGGACCGAAAAGATTGATATCGTGGCTTACAACGATAATACCGATAAATTCATCGCCGCTTCTTTGTCGCCGGCCAAAGTTTTAGACGTTATTCTTAACAAATCTGCTAAAGAGGCCCGAGTGCTCGTACCGGAAGATCAACTGTCGTTAGCGATTGGCAAAGAAGGTCAAAACGTTCGCTTGGCAGCTAAACTGACCGGTTGGAAGATTGATATTAAAACTCCCGCTCAGTCAGCCGAAATGTCAAAACCGATCGAATCGATCTCCAAGTCAGACACTGGGGGTAGCCTCAAAGACGCCGGGTTGTCGACCAGAACAGTGTCATCCCTCAAGGCCGCTGGTATCACGTCATTAGAAGAACTGAAGGCGAAGACTTTGGATGAAGTTAAAGAATTAAAAGGCGTTGGCCCCAAAGCCATTACCGAAATCGCCAAGCTTTATGAGTAA
- the dnaN gene encoding DNA polymerase III subunit beta: protein MKFTCLQENLREGLSTVSKAVATKGSLPVLSHVLITTEDNGRLKLSATNLETSIITWIPATITEAGAISVPARLISEVVSNLPATEIEAFLEKEIFYLKTAAGKSKFNGLSAEEFPSLPAVPADLSLTIDPKAFAKAVSEVVFAASSDDARPILGGILLKAEGNDLVLVGVDGFRLAERRLSLPEPITLEPVVISAKALLEVARLVGSGTSPLSISIEREGNLAAFSGENFLIITRLLEGEFPDYLRIIPKDFKTKSTFSKEEFLKAARLSSIFARDASNIIKVQLDGSKSQITLSAITAEVGESTVAIPATISGDDLIISFNGKYLLDLMNNTSGDNIILETTGALAPGLWRLDDRVDYLHLIMPVKVAS, encoded by the coding sequence GTGAAATTTACCTGCCTCCAAGAAAATTTACGGGAAGGATTATCGACTGTTAGCAAAGCGGTGGCTACTAAAGGCAGTCTGCCAGTCCTTAGTCACGTCTTAATCACGACCGAGGACAATGGCCGCCTTAAACTCTCCGCCACCAATCTTGAAACCAGCATTATCACTTGGATCCCAGCTACTATTACCGAAGCGGGGGCTATTTCGGTGCCGGCTCGTCTTATCTCTGAGGTGGTTAGTAATTTACCAGCGACAGAAATAGAAGCCTTTTTGGAAAAAGAAATTTTCTATTTAAAAACGGCCGCCGGTAAGTCCAAATTTAACGGCCTCTCCGCTGAAGAGTTTCCCAGTCTGCCGGCCGTTCCGGCTGACCTTTCCTTAACCATTGATCCTAAAGCCTTTGCCAAAGCGGTTTCCGAAGTCGTTTTTGCGGCTTCCTCTGACGACGCTCGGCCCATTCTGGGCGGTATTCTTCTTAAAGCTGAGGGTAACGATTTGGTTCTGGTCGGCGTTGATGGCTTTCGACTCGCGGAGCGTCGTCTTTCGCTTCCTGAGCCAATAACTTTAGAACCGGTGGTTATTTCGGCTAAAGCTCTTTTGGAAGTCGCTCGTTTGGTTGGTTCCGGCACTTCACCTTTATCAATTTCGATTGAGCGTGAGGGAAATTTAGCCGCTTTTTCGGGAGAAAACTTCTTAATTATTACGAGGCTTCTCGAAGGCGAGTTTCCGGATTATTTGCGAATTATTCCCAAAGACTTTAAAACCAAGAGCACTTTTAGTAAAGAGGAATTCTTAAAAGCGGCTCGCTTAAGTAGCATTTTTGCTCGCGATGCCAGCAATATTATTAAAGTCCAATTAGACGGGAGTAAAAGCCAAATTACTTTGTCGGCGATTACCGCCGAAGTTGGGGAAAGCACCGTGGCTATTCCAGCAACCATTAGCGGCGACGATCTGATCATCTCTTTTAATGGCAAATATCTTCTAGATTTAATGAACAACACTAGTGGTGACAATATCATTTTAGAAACCACCGGGGCCCTCGCTCCAGGCCTCTGGCGCCTCGATGATCGAGTTGACTATCTACACCTAATAATGCCGGTTAAAGTGGCGTCATAA
- a CDS encoding KH domain-containing protein, which yields MPEKIETLQNLTTELIEKLAMPAKVSVTEVEGTLGVSLDGENLGILIGYHGETLASLQTWLALALYNKYGEWVDLRLDISGYASEREARLREIATNACDRARFLDKAIDLPPMPPFERRLIHTVIGTMPGMKSESAGEGYERHIVVSVVK from the coding sequence ATGCCGGAAAAAATTGAAACTTTACAAAACTTAACTACCGAACTAATTGAGAAACTGGCGATGCCAGCCAAAGTCTCTGTCACTGAGGTTGAAGGAACACTTGGGGTGTCACTCGACGGAGAGAATCTCGGGATACTGATTGGTTATCACGGCGAAACTTTAGCTTCTTTGCAAACCTGGTTGGCTTTGGCTTTATACAATAAGTATGGCGAATGGGTTGATTTAAGGTTAGATATTTCGGGCTATGCTTCAGAGCGCGAAGCCAGACTGCGAGAGATTGCGACCAATGCCTGCGACCGAGCCCGCTTTTTAGATAAAGCCATTGATTTACCGCCGATGCCGCCTTTCGAAAGACGTTTAATTCATACTGTCATTGGCACAATGCCTGGGATGAAATCCGAATCTGCCGGCGAAGGTTACGAGAGACACATTGTCGTTTCTGTGGTCAAATAG
- a CDS encoding YidC/Oxa1 family membrane protein insertase, with protein MLANIWNQGLVFPLTNALVFLYNSLGSNLGLAIIAITIIIKVVTLPLSLPMLKSAKKQRELAPELAAIKEKFKDDKKAQMEAQAKFLKEHGLNPSSGCIMQIVTLVIVFALYQVFLKVLGNNAGQTLNSVLYPFLQFAGGHVLNTRFLYLDLIKPDQFFILPIIAAATQFLLSKMMMPQVTKEEKLAKKTAGKSDDIMYNIQEQSLYIMPVMTVLIGWKLASGLTMYWFLSSLLQLIQQVVVDGHAKRWLVKIKKYAGKN; from the coding sequence ATGCTTGCTAACATTTGGAATCAAGGTTTAGTTTTTCCCTTAACCAACGCTCTGGTTTTTTTATACAACTCTTTAGGCAGTAATTTAGGCTTGGCTATAATCGCCATCACTATAATTATTAAAGTCGTTACTTTGCCTTTGTCGCTGCCGATGCTAAAATCCGCTAAAAAACAGCGAGAATTAGCTCCGGAACTCGCCGCCATTAAAGAGAAATTTAAGGACGATAAAAAAGCCCAAATGGAGGCTCAGGCCAAGTTTCTAAAAGAGCATGGTCTTAATCCTTCGTCCGGCTGCATTATGCAAATTGTTACTTTAGTGATTGTTTTTGCTTTGTATCAAGTTTTTCTAAAGGTTCTAGGTAACAATGCCGGCCAAACCTTAAATTCAGTACTGTACCCGTTCCTGCAATTTGCCGGTGGCCACGTTTTAAACACCCGTTTCTTGTATCTTGATTTAATTAAGCCCGATCAATTTTTTATTCTTCCGATTATCGCCGCCGCTACTCAATTTTTACTTTCCAAAATGATGATGCCGCAAGTTACCAAAGAAGAAAAATTAGCCAAGAAAACCGCTGGAAAAAGCGACGATATCATGTATAATATCCAAGAACAATCGTTATACATTATGCCGGTGATGACGGTTTTGATTGGTTGGAAGCTGGCTTCGGGTTTAACGATGTACTGGTTTTTGTCGTCGTTACTGCAATTGATTCAACAAGTAGTGGTTGATGGGCACGCCAAGCGCTGGTTGGTGAAAATAAAAAAATATGCCGGAAAAAATTGA
- the yidD gene encoding membrane protein insertion efficiency factor YidD, producing MTKFAQALIRLYQKLLSFDHGIPHKLFPGIHFCRFTPSCSQYSYEAIGKYGILRGSLMGMYRILRCNPFSRGGFDPVK from the coding sequence ATGACGAAATTCGCACAAGCCTTAATTCGGCTTTATCAAAAACTCCTCTCCTTTGATCACGGAATTCCTCACAAACTGTTTCCGGGGATTCATTTCTGCCGCTTTACTCCCAGTTGCTCGCAGTACAGCTATGAAGCCATCGGTAAATATGGTATTCTGCGAGGGTCTTTAATGGGCATGTACCGGATTCTCCGTTGCAACCCGTTTAGTCGCGGTGGCTTCGATCCGGTTAAATAA
- the rnpA gene encoding ribonuclease P protein component, which yields MLPAKYRLTSDYDFRRVKRLGKGVATPLFGLSYVAAKTQGVTRLGIIVTNSLDKRAVYRNRVRRMFRDAWHENLESFKMGYDVVIVAFKRSLTSNYDEIRTSLNSALSKTPLL from the coding sequence GTGCTGCCTGCTAAATATAGACTCACTTCAGATTACGATTTTCGTCGCGTTAAACGCTTAGGAAAAGGGGTTGCAACACCTCTGTTTGGCTTGTCGTACGTGGCCGCTAAGACGCAAGGAGTAACGCGTCTTGGGATTATTGTCACTAATTCTCTTGACAAGCGGGCGGTCTATCGTAATCGCGTCCGGCGGATGTTTAGGGATGCCTGGCACGAAAATTTAGAATCTTTTAAAATGGGTTATGACGTGGTAATCGTCGCTTTTAAACGGTCGTTAACTAGCAATTATGACGAAATTCGCACAAGCCTTAATTCGGCTTTATCAAAAACTCCTCTCCTTTGA
- the rpmH gene encoding 50S ribosomal protein L34, protein MATKRTFQPKKKHRVKVHGFMKRMSTPTGRRVLKSRRAKGRKVLTPQLTQKA, encoded by the coding sequence ATGGCTACAAAGAGAACTTTTCAACCGAAGAAAAAACACCGCGTTAAAGTGCACGGTTTCATGAAGAGAATGTCAACCCCAACAGGACGTAGGGTTTTAAAATCTCGCCGGGCCAAGGGGCGCAAAGTTTTAACGCCGCAGTTAACTCAGAAAGCGTAA
- the dnaA gene encoding chromosomal replication initiator protein DnaA, giving the protein MPTDILWKNILSEIEKEITSSFFKAFLTKTKLINYENGVLNVTCASEQARFQIENKYLGIIKSVADKLTQSNTKIVMTVEEAAKKAVTEAPLLDQIAKEKAHDPVFTLNSNLSTSYTFDSFVVGPNNRLASAVAHAIADNPGTVYNPFFIYSGVGLGKTHLMQAIGNEILKNKKGGRVVYTTGESFTNEMVEAIQNSKRQYSSVSKFRDKYRNVDALLIDDVQFIAGRETTQEEFFHTFNALYLNHKQIILTSDRPPKDIARLEERLSSRFLSGMTADMQAPDLDMRSAILRQKRDQLKLPITNEVTDFIAERVLSNVRELEGALLKVSAVGQASGSAVTIDQAAEILGQVAREQRKNYTSTDIIKAVASYYNVKLVDLKGPRRQAEVVVPRQIAMYLVRSLTQMPVITLGEIFGGRDHSTVIHATDKIALAVKTDTKMNQDIINIKQGLL; this is encoded by the coding sequence ATGCCAACAGACATTCTTTGGAAAAACATTTTAAGTGAGATAGAAAAGGAAATCACCAGTAGCTTCTTTAAAGCTTTCTTAACTAAAACAAAGTTAATTAACTATGAAAATGGCGTGCTTAACGTTACCTGTGCCAGCGAGCAGGCTCGCTTTCAAATTGAAAATAAATACTTGGGAATTATTAAAAGTGTGGCGGATAAGTTAACCCAAAGCAACACTAAAATTGTAATGACTGTGGAAGAAGCTGCTAAAAAAGCGGTCACAGAAGCACCACTACTTGATCAAATTGCCAAAGAAAAAGCCCACGACCCGGTATTCACTTTAAATAGTAATCTCTCCACAAGCTACACCTTTGATAGCTTTGTAGTGGGTCCTAACAACCGCTTGGCTTCGGCCGTTGCTCATGCTATTGCCGACAACCCCGGTACCGTCTACAATCCCTTCTTCATTTATTCCGGCGTTGGCTTGGGAAAAACGCATTTGATGCAAGCAATTGGCAACGAGATTTTAAAAAACAAAAAGGGTGGCCGAGTGGTTTACACCACCGGAGAATCATTTACCAATGAGATGGTAGAAGCGATTCAAAATTCAAAAAGACAATATAGTAGCGTTTCTAAATTTAGAGATAAATATCGCAATGTTGATGCTTTACTCATAGATGACGTCCAGTTCATTGCTGGTAGGGAGACGACCCAGGAAGAGTTCTTCCACACTTTTAACGCTCTTTATTTAAATCATAAGCAGATTATTTTAACGTCCGATCGGCCTCCCAAAGACATTGCTCGCCTCGAAGAACGCCTCTCGTCCCGTTTCTTAAGTGGCATGACGGCCGATATGCAAGCCCCCGATTTAGACATGCGCTCGGCTATTCTGCGTCAAAAACGTGACCAATTAAAATTACCAATTACCAATGAGGTGACTGATTTTATCGCCGAACGAGTTCTTAGTAATGTGCGGGAACTGGAAGGGGCTTTGCTTAAGGTCAGTGCAGTCGGTCAAGCTTCAGGATCAGCGGTGACGATTGACCAAGCGGCTGAAATCTTGGGGCAAGTAGCCCGCGAGCAACGCAAAAATTATACTTCTACCGACATCATCAAAGCCGTCGCCAGTTATTACAACGTTAAATTAGTGGATCTTAAAGGGCCCAGACGCCAAGCCGAAGTCGTCGTGCCTCGGCAAATTGCCATGTACCTGGTTCGCTCTTTAACTCAAATGCCGGTCATTACCCTCGGCGAAATCTTTGGCGGTCGTGATCACAGCACAGTCATTCACGCCACGGATAAAATAGCGTTAGCGGTTAAAACCGATACCAAAATGAATCAAGATATTATTAATATTAAGCAAGGTTTATTGTAG
- a CDS encoding O-antigen ligase family protein, with protein sequence MNKQKTLNNKLQKAAFMLINMLTPPNTKTTKYKQLKPLQWVVHNLKSISFVLLLFGIIVNWGKHYINSGSYVSGTLVDYLIPTFYFSYLTTLFFISVNLKEAVTNIFQTSSKIYTALRIRRLLFILAIIFIVLVIFSYLLNPTVASLTKTLQLFLMLNLFVVVTNIQITPRDLKAIMTTLVALLVVTALLGLYQFIFQRSLCGYFCFGETNLLKNTYGITTDFFGSVSRILPYGPFPHPNIFGGFLALGVTFVSWLFLKTHKWGYIVFIIFIASIIFITHSEMAILTALLGVLFLLFLKASSKVFKLVWLGSLVTLVIGLEIYLVTHPLVLNTLSWLRRLHLAQSAVTAIKNFPILGLGPNNFIKYLPSLPYNPGFPPFWQPVHNIYLLIASELGVPTLIVIIFIILIIFITVIQSRRYLFAALIAQLLILGFWDHYLWTTPQGLLLFWLTLGVAVSNIKRR encoded by the coding sequence ATGAACAAACAAAAAACATTAAATAACAAGTTACAAAAGGCCGCTTTTATGTTGATCAACATGTTAACACCACCTAATACTAAGACGACTAAATATAAACAGTTAAAACCATTACAGTGGGTTGTTCATAACCTCAAGTCGATATCTTTTGTTCTGTTATTATTTGGGATAATAGTTAACTGGGGAAAACATTATATAAATAGTGGCTCCTACGTTTCTGGAACTTTAGTTGATTACTTAATTCCTACTTTCTATTTTAGTTACTTAACAACTCTGTTTTTTATTAGCGTTAATCTTAAAGAAGCGGTTACCAATATATTTCAGACATCTTCTAAGATTTACACCGCTCTAAGGATTCGACGATTACTTTTTATACTGGCTATAATTTTTATAGTACTAGTCATATTTTCCTATTTACTTAACCCTACTGTTGCTAGTTTAACGAAGACCTTACAGCTATTTTTAATGCTTAATCTCTTTGTTGTGGTCACTAACATTCAAATCACGCCGCGGGACCTTAAGGCTATCATGACGACCTTAGTGGCACTGCTAGTTGTGACGGCACTTTTGGGTTTGTACCAATTTATTTTCCAGCGCAGTTTGTGTGGTTACTTTTGTTTTGGGGAGACAAATTTACTTAAAAATACTTATGGTATTACTACCGACTTTTTTGGAAGTGTCTCCCGAATACTTCCCTACGGCCCTTTTCCACACCCTAATATTTTCGGCGGTTTCTTGGCACTAGGAGTAACTTTTGTAAGTTGGCTTTTCTTAAAAACTCATAAGTGGGGCTATATAGTTTTTATAATATTTATAGCTTCTATAATTTTTATAACTCACTCAGAAATGGCTATTTTGACAGCCCTACTCGGAGTATTATTTTTGCTATTTTTAAAAGCGTCATCCAAAGTGTTTAAATTAGTCTGGCTAGGCAGTTTAGTCACTTTAGTGATTGGACTCGAGATTTATTTAGTAACTCATCCGTTAGTTTTAAACACCCTTTCTTGGCTACGTCGTTTGCACTTAGCTCAGTCTGCTGTGACGGCCATTAAGAACTTTCCAATCCTGGGGCTGGGTCCTAATAATTTTATAAAGTACTTGCCTAGTCTCCCTTATAACCCCGGCTTTCCGCCGTTTTGGCAGCCGGTACATAATATTTATCTGCTAATTGCGTCAGAGCTGGGGGTGCCAACTTTAATAGTTATAATATTTATAATTCTTATAATATTTATAACTGTTATACAGTCGCGGCGATATCTTTTTGCGGCATTAATAGCTCAACTTTTAATCTTAGGTTTTTGGGATCACTATCTGTGGACGACGCCCCAAGGTCTTTTATTGTTTTGGTTGACTTTAGGGGTCGCTGTTTCTAATATAAAGAGGCGATGA
- a CDS encoding extracellular solute-binding protein → MKFSATRLLSTALLVTLPFGLGGCNSKLPGAAAKVTLTYWGLFEHPETVAPLIAGYQKLHPNVTINYSPQTYTTLASYKETVLTRLKGGTSGTVPDILRIHASWVPGMYQNLSPLPTTVYSPTDFSQTFYPAAAKSLTIGTNIYGIPLMYDGLALVYNTDLFAEAGITSPPTTWEDFRAVAVKLTKLDARGRIDQSGAAIGLSSNVAFGSDLLNLMWAQSSLKIPDDLGTQAASDALTFYTNFAKQDKVWDSDLPYSVTSFANGKVGMIFVPSWTLLDITGINPSIKYAVAPVPQVPSLTGSQSSVNWASFWVESVAKSSPNSAAAWDFLKYLSEKSTQQQFYSETAKIRPYGELYSRRDLRDSLLSDKNLSPYISGAESAVTGAVSDRAGNDFAVAAVNDAISAAAAGTDAKTALGICQKTLQQLGVRSL, encoded by the coding sequence ATGAAATTCTCCGCGACTCGACTTCTATCCACTGCGCTGCTGGTGACGCTGCCTTTTGGTTTGGGTGGCTGTAACTCTAAGTTACCCGGAGCTGCCGCCAAAGTCACTTTGACTTATTGGGGCTTGTTTGAGCACCCGGAAACAGTCGCTCCCTTGATTGCCGGTTACCAAAAACTGCACCCTAACGTCACTATTAATTATTCACCGCAAACCTATACCACTTTAGCCAGTTACAAGGAGACGGTTTTGACTCGTCTTAAAGGCGGCACTAGCGGCACCGTTCCTGATATTCTACGAATTCACGCCTCTTGGGTGCCCGGTATGTACCAAAATTTATCACCGTTACCCACGACGGTTTATAGCCCCACCGATTTTTCGCAGACGTTTTACCCGGCGGCCGCTAAGTCCTTAACCATTGGCACCAATATTTACGGCATTCCGTTAATGTATGACGGCTTGGCGTTAGTTTATAACACCGATCTGTTTGCCGAGGCCGGGATTACTTCCCCACCGACCACTTGGGAAGATTTTCGAGCGGTGGCTGTGAAACTTACTAAACTTGATGCCAGGGGTCGAATCGATCAGTCGGGGGCGGCCATCGGTCTTTCCAGCAATGTCGCTTTTGGCAGTGATCTGCTAAATTTAATGTGGGCCCAAAGTAGCCTTAAAATTCCCGATGATTTGGGAACGCAAGCGGCTTCCGATGCTCTCACTTTTTACACTAATTTTGCCAAGCAGGATAAAGTTTGGGATAGTGACCTTCCCTATTCGGTGACCTCGTTTGCTAACGGCAAGGTGGGCATGATTTTTGTGCCTTCTTGGACTTTACTGGATATTACCGGCATTAATCCTTCTATTAAATACGCCGTGGCGCCGGTTCCCCAAGTGCCCAGTTTAACGGGATCGCAAAGCTCCGTAAATTGGGCCAGTTTTTGGGTAGAGAGTGTCGCTAAGTCTTCACCAAATAGTGCGGCAGCTTGGGATTTCCTAAAATATTTAAGCGAAAAAAGTACTCAGCAACAGTTCTACAGTGAAACCGCCAAAATCCGGCCTTACGGTGAACTTTACAGTCGCCGTGATTTACGTGACAGTTTATTGTCTGACAAGAATTTAAGCCCCTATATTTCCGGGGCGGAATCCGCGGTTACCGGCGCTGTCTCCGACCGGGCCGGTAATGACTTTGCGGTGGCCGCCGTTAACGACGCCATTTCCGCGGCCGCAGCTGGCACCGATGCCAAAACAGCTTTAGGCATTTGCCAAAAAACCTTGCAGCAACTTGGGGTTAGAAGTTTGTAG
- a CDS encoding LCP family protein, with translation MQYVDLAPRVSKRKNKNATIIFTILFLVVMGIIGAGIFGIAKVTKLNPIEIYTQITHPTPLKESDGVTNILILGTDTRDQKSAIQSGTLTDTILVLSINQTTKKVLMVSVPRDLYIPSFRMKINSIYHLNGDDIKNTEAAVTEVTGLPIHYHVLIGFDAFTRAIDIVGGVDIVVPAAYEDFDYPVTGMENATCGLDVNKETEDALANGEDPAFRFRCRFKHLKYVPGPLHLDGAQALEFARSRHGVGTLGTDFGRARRQQLIIEGVKEKLLSSQTLLNISKLQELYNNFKTAVDTNFDISEIPEALVATQKLKVVKPVSLVLSSWAGQEDGGGILVDGHDDVYGYIAIPRKGNGVFSEIQSLIREKMTAPDVIPNASPSATTNF, from the coding sequence ATGCAATACGTTGATCTGGCTCCCAGAGTTTCTAAGAGGAAAAATAAGAATGCGACGATTATTTTTACGATTCTTTTTTTAGTCGTCATGGGAATCATTGGGGCCGGAATCTTTGGTATCGCTAAAGTCACTAAACTTAATCCCATCGAGATTTACACCCAAATCACGCACCCCACCCCTCTTAAAGAATCTGACGGCGTAACCAACATTTTAATTTTAGGAACCGACACTCGCGATCAAAAAAGCGCTATTCAAAGTGGCACCCTCACCGATACGATTTTAGTGTTATCAATAAACCAGACGACCAAAAAGGTTTTAATGGTCTCCGTTCCTCGTGATTTATACATTCCTTCTTTTAGAATGAAAATAAATAGCATTTATCATTTAAACGGCGATGACATTAAAAATACGGAAGCGGCCGTTACCGAAGTTACCGGACTCCCGATTCATTACCATGTTTTAATTGGCTTTGACGCCTTTACTCGCGCAATTGACATCGTAGGCGGAGTGGATATCGTTGTTCCTGCGGCTTACGAGGATTTTGACTACCCAGTAACCGGCATGGAAAACGCTACTTGTGGCTTGGATGTGAATAAAGAGACTGAGGACGCGCTAGCAAATGGAGAAGATCCCGCCTTCCGCTTTCGTTGCCGCTTTAAACACCTAAAATACGTTCCCGGGCCCTTGCATTTGGACGGTGCCCAGGCTTTAGAATTTGCCCGCAGCCGCCATGGAGTTGGAACACTAGGCACTGACTTTGGTCGGGCACGTAGGCAGCAACTAATTATTGAGGGCGTTAAAGAAAAACTGCTATCCTCGCAAACGCTTTTAAACATTAGTAAACTGCAGGAGCTTTATAACAATTTTAAAACGGCGGTCGACACCAACTTTGATATTTCCGAGATTCCGGAAGCTTTGGTAGCTACTCAAAAACTTAAAGTGGTAAAGCCGGTCAGTTTGGTCTTAAGTTCTTGGGCGGGTCAAGAAGACGGTGGTGGGATTTTAGTGGACGGTCACGATGATGTTTATGGCTATATTGCTATCCCCAGAAAAGGTAACGGCGTTTTTAGTGAGATTCAAAGTTTAATTAGGGAAAAAATGACTGCGCCCGATGTCATCCCCAACGCCTCTCCCTCTGCCACTACAAACTTCTAA
- a CDS encoding triose-phosphate isomerase, giving the protein MKKFVVANWKANKNIKETREFLVEFNNQILPENVVVIFCPSLPLLKAFEGVPYFLGAQDVSAFPTGPHTGEVAASQVAEMVDYALIGHSERRTEFKESDEVIVAKIGQAFACNIMPIVCVSNLNQVQILADAGFKADDLLLAYEPLDAISTGKVGKAEDVKEVLAFIKEVQTILPDVPVLYGGSVNSKNAAVYAKSSEIWGVLVGNASREPEELFKIIQAYA; this is encoded by the coding sequence ATGAAAAAATTCGTCGTTGCTAACTGGAAAGCTAATAAAAATATTAAAGAAACTCGGGAATTCTTGGTGGAATTTAATAATCAAATACTCCCGGAAAATGTGGTCGTCATTTTCTGCCCATCACTACCGCTTCTAAAAGCCTTTGAAGGAGTGCCTTACTTTTTAGGGGCTCAGGATGTTTCGGCCTTTCCGACCGGACCCCATACCGGTGAAGTAGCGGCCAGCCAAGTTGCTGAAATGGTTGACTATGCGTTGATCGGGCATAGTGAACGGCGGACTGAGTTTAAAGAAAGTGATGAGGTTATAGTTGCTAAAATCGGTCAAGCTTTTGCCTGTAATATTATGCCGATTGTTTGCGTATCCAATCTAAACCAAGTGCAAATTCTCGCTGATGCCGGTTTTAAAGCCGATGATTTACTCCTTGCGTATGAACCACTGGACGCTATTAGTACCGGTAAAGTTGGTAAAGCAGAAGATGTTAAAGAGGTTTTAGCATTCATTAAAGAGGTGCAGACAATTCTTCCGGACGTTCCCGTGCTTTACGGGGGCAGTGTAAACAGTAAAAATGCCGCCGTTTACGCCAAGTCTTCTGAGATTTGGGGGGTCCTCGTTGGTAACGCCTCGCGAGAACCGGAAGAACTTTTTAAAATTATCCAAGCGTACGCTTAA